The Rhododendron vialii isolate Sample 1 chromosome 8a, ASM3025357v1 genome has a window encoding:
- the LOC131336524 gene encoding sulfite oxidase isoform X1 → MPGIRGPSEYSQEPPRHPCLRINAKEPFNAEPPRSALVSSYVTPVDFFYKRNHGPIPIIDDIERYCVSITGLVDHPKLLFMKDVWNLPKYTVTATLQCAGNRRTAMSKTKTVKGVGWDVAALGNAIWSGAKLADVLELVGIPKLTSATPSGGKHVEFVSIDKCKEENGGPYKASIPLSQATNPLADVLLAYEMNGETINRDHGYPLRVVVPGVIGARSVKWLDSINIIAEECQGFFMQKDYKMFPPSVNWENINWSTRKPQMDFPVQCAICSLEDSNIVKPGKITIKGYAVSGGGRGIERVDVSIDGGKTWLEASRFQKAGMPYIADDDSSSDKWAWVFFEVVTDVPKNAEIVAKAVDIASNVQPENVENIWNLRGILNTSWHRVHVRVGHSNM, encoded by the exons ATGCCGGGAATAAGAGGTCCGTCGGAATATTCACAGGAACCGCCTCGTCACCCTTGTCTTAGAATTAACGCCAAG GAGCCCTTCAATGCCGAGCCACCTCGTTCAGCTTTGGTTTCATCTTATGTGACTCCGGTGGATTTCTTCTACAAGAGAAATCATGGACCCATCCCAATAATTGATGACATAGAAAG ATATTGTGTTTCTATAACTGGTCTTGTTGATCATCCCAAACTGCTGTTCATGAAAGATGTGTG GAACCTTCCAAAGTATACTGTCACTGCCACTTTACAG TGTGCTGGTAATAGGAGGACTGCGATGAGCAAAACCAAAACTGTGAAAGGTGTTGGATGGGATGTTGCTGCCCTTGGAAATG CTATCTGGAGTGGGGCCAAGTTGGCAGATGTTCTCGAGCTTGTCGGGATACCTAAGTTGACAAGTGCTACACCATCAGGTGGAAAGCATGTTGAATTCGTCAGCATTGACAAGTGCAAG GAGGAGAATGGAGGCCCATATAAGGCATCGATTCCATTATCTCAGGCCACTAACCCTCTGGCTGATGTTTTGCTCGCATATGAGATGAATGGAGAG ACTATAAACAGGGACCATGGATATCCATTACGTGTAGTTGTCCCGGGTGTTATTGGTGCTCGTTCTGTTAAATGGCTTGATTCCATCAACATAATTGCTGAAGAATGCCAG GGCTTCTTTATGCAAAAAGACTATAAAATGTTTCCGCCTTCCGTAAATTGGGAGAATATCAATTGGTCTACGAGGAAGCCGCAAATGGATTTCCCCGTTCAg TGTGCAATATGTTCTTTAGAGGACTCAAACATTGTAAAGCCTGGTAAG ATAACTATCAAGGGATATGCAGTATCAGGAGGTGGGCGTGGAATTGAGAGAGTAGATGTATCCATTGATGGTGGCAAAACCTGGTTGGAAGCTTCCAGATTCCAGAAGGCAGGCATGCCATACATTGCCGATGATGATTCGAGTAGCGACAAATGGGCATGGGTGTTTTTTGAGGTGGTCACTGATGTTCCAAAGAATGCTGAGATAGTTGCTAAAGCG GTGGATATAGCCTCAAACGTTCAACCTGAAAATGTGGAGAACATTTGGAACTTGAGAGGAATTCTGAACACTTCCTGGCATCGGGTTCATGTTCGGGTTGGTCACTCCAATATGTAG
- the LOC131336524 gene encoding sulfite oxidase isoform X2 yields the protein MTLIIEPFNAEPPRSALVSSYVTPVDFFYKRNHGPIPIIDDIERYCVSITGLVDHPKLLFMKDVWNLPKYTVTATLQCAGNRRTAMSKTKTVKGVGWDVAALGNAIWSGAKLADVLELVGIPKLTSATPSGGKHVEFVSIDKCKEENGGPYKASIPLSQATNPLADVLLAYEMNGETINRDHGYPLRVVVPGVIGARSVKWLDSINIIAEECQGFFMQKDYKMFPPSVNWENINWSTRKPQMDFPVQCAICSLEDSNIVKPGKITIKGYAVSGGGRGIERVDVSIDGGKTWLEASRFQKAGMPYIADDDSSSDKWAWVFFEVVTDVPKNAEIVAKAVDIASNVQPENVENIWNLRGILNTSWHRVHVRVGHSNM from the exons ATGACACTTATCATT GAGCCCTTCAATGCCGAGCCACCTCGTTCAGCTTTGGTTTCATCTTATGTGACTCCGGTGGATTTCTTCTACAAGAGAAATCATGGACCCATCCCAATAATTGATGACATAGAAAG ATATTGTGTTTCTATAACTGGTCTTGTTGATCATCCCAAACTGCTGTTCATGAAAGATGTGTG GAACCTTCCAAAGTATACTGTCACTGCCACTTTACAG TGTGCTGGTAATAGGAGGACTGCGATGAGCAAAACCAAAACTGTGAAAGGTGTTGGATGGGATGTTGCTGCCCTTGGAAATG CTATCTGGAGTGGGGCCAAGTTGGCAGATGTTCTCGAGCTTGTCGGGATACCTAAGTTGACAAGTGCTACACCATCAGGTGGAAAGCATGTTGAATTCGTCAGCATTGACAAGTGCAAG GAGGAGAATGGAGGCCCATATAAGGCATCGATTCCATTATCTCAGGCCACTAACCCTCTGGCTGATGTTTTGCTCGCATATGAGATGAATGGAGAG ACTATAAACAGGGACCATGGATATCCATTACGTGTAGTTGTCCCGGGTGTTATTGGTGCTCGTTCTGTTAAATGGCTTGATTCCATCAACATAATTGCTGAAGAATGCCAG GGCTTCTTTATGCAAAAAGACTATAAAATGTTTCCGCCTTCCGTAAATTGGGAGAATATCAATTGGTCTACGAGGAAGCCGCAAATGGATTTCCCCGTTCAg TGTGCAATATGTTCTTTAGAGGACTCAAACATTGTAAAGCCTGGTAAG ATAACTATCAAGGGATATGCAGTATCAGGAGGTGGGCGTGGAATTGAGAGAGTAGATGTATCCATTGATGGTGGCAAAACCTGGTTGGAAGCTTCCAGATTCCAGAAGGCAGGCATGCCATACATTGCCGATGATGATTCGAGTAGCGACAAATGGGCATGGGTGTTTTTTGAGGTGGTCACTGATGTTCCAAAGAATGCTGAGATAGTTGCTAAAGCG GTGGATATAGCCTCAAACGTTCAACCTGAAAATGTGGAGAACATTTGGAACTTGAGAGGAATTCTGAACACTTCCTGGCATCGGGTTCATGTTCGGGTTGGTCACTCCAATATGTAG
- the LOC131336104 gene encoding small ribosomal subunit protein bS21c-like, translating to MASSSLLNLLSFSTTATALSKPPPPPKSPLLRLPLSSSFPPLRKRNQGCKSLLSSSEPFSSTEPFSSCESFNVEVEIDEDDNEDRLIEEFRREVMRAGVIQECVRRKFHENKHEKKKRKNREAARRNRKRRTPYRDPALDEAEAARTREEEEDRDDDNWDF from the exons ATGGCTTCCTCATCCCTCCTCAACCTCCTCTCCttctccaccaccgccaccgcacTCTCcaaaccgccgccgccgcctaaATCCCCACTCCTccgcctccctctctcctcctcgtTCCCTCCGCTCAGAAAGAGAAACCAGGGGTGCAAATCCTTGCTGTCGTCGTCTGAGCCGTTCTCGTCGACTGAGCCGTTCTCGTCGTGTGAGTCGTTCAACGTCGAGGTCGAGATCGACGAGGACGACAACGAGGACAGGCTCATAGAGGAGTTCCGGAGAGAGGTGATGAGGGCGGGCGTGATCCAGGAGTGCGTGCGGAGGAAATTCCATGAGAACAAGCATGAGAAGAAGAAGCGGAAGAATCGTGAGGCCGCCAGGCGTAATCGTAAAAG ACGCACCCCTTATAGAGATCCAGCACTAGATGAGGCAGAAGCCGCCAGGAccagggaagaagaagaagatagggATGATGATAACTGGGACTTTTGA